A genomic region of Cannabis sativa cultivar Pink pepper isolate KNU-18-1 chromosome 1, ASM2916894v1, whole genome shotgun sequence contains the following coding sequences:
- the LOC115707311 gene encoding F-box protein At4g00755, protein MDTRLDPLDCLDTDMMIKILTYVEEHSDLLSISAVSRSWRHFVVENGFFKQLCLRMFVELSRVAHTMVVKQFETEEGMGFGSTSNWTEQESMVRDHRLYAFLNKCCSSFVPENCLAKAISASSTDNYPEESIDNTLEPREIISRRISYWSSTGQRNCEVPETLIYKLASNICVISEISIKPFEAFFQEGLPIYSARGMRFRLGHPKSPIDLKNFPVKEPCDDKFIWTYTSEVFQMAQKNSLQMFKLPKPVLCIGGYLQIELLGRIQTQELDGLYYICVSHIQVLGLPLAPAFDVEILDQSGNFVLKQYLQSDNTPVNLPEYKPPSVTTFGWSDEDESDDEF, encoded by the exons ATGGATACTCGTTTGGATCCGTTGGATTGTCTTGATACCGACATGATGATAAAAATTCTCACTTATGTGGAGGAACATTCTGATCTCCTTAGCATTAGTGCAGTGTCGCGATCCTGGCGGCATTTTG TGGTGGAAAATGGCTTTTTTAAGCAGTTGTGCTTGCGAATGTTTGTTGAGTTATCTAGAGTTGCCCATACAATGGTGGTAAAACAATTTGAAACAGAAGAGGGCATGGGATTTGGATCTACAAGCAATTGGACGGAACAAGAAAGCATGGTGAGAGATCATAGACTCTACGCTTTTCTAAATAAGTGCTGTTCATCTTTTGTTCCTGAGAATTGCTTAGCAAAGGCAATTAGTGCATCCAGCACAGATAAttatcctgaagaaagcattgATAATACTCTAGAACCtagagaaataatttctaggaGAATCTCATATTGGTCAAGTACAGGACAACGTAATTGTGAGGTTCCTGAGACACTGATATACAAGTTAGCCTCCAATATTTGTGTGATTTccgaaatcagcattaagccaTTTGAAG CTTTCTTCCAGGAGGGTCTACCAATATATTCAGCTAGAGGTATGCGATTTCGATTAGGCCATCCAAAGTCCCCCATTGACTTAAAGAATTTCCCTGTGAAAGAACCCTGTGATGATAAATTTATATGGACCTACACATCGGAAGTGTTTCAGATGGCTCAG AAAAATAGCTTACAGATGTTCAAGCTTCCAAAACCAGTACTTTGCATTGGTGGATATTTGCAAATTGAGCTACTGGGTAGGATACAGACACAGGAATTGGATGGCTTGTACTATATATG TGTGTCCCACATTCAAGTACTGGGCCTGCCGTTAGCACCTGCGTTTGACGTTGAAATTCTCGATCAATCTGGAAATTTTGTGTTAAAGCAGTATTTGCAATCCGACAATACACCGGTAAACTTGCCTGAGTATAAACCCCCTTCAGTCACTACTTTTGGTTGGTCGGATGAAGATGAATCAGATGATGAATTTTAA